Proteins encoded by one window of uncultured Sunxiuqinia sp.:
- a CDS encoding HAD hydrolase-like protein, producing MTTFTHLIFDLDGTLINSKIGLHNSLNYMLEQMNIDLDSAGIIDQLIGPPIQDGLKKLLGFDDKQVELGVKLFREYYSQQGLYEGELYPGVLELLEELFQQGKQLYVATSKRDEFAHEVLRSFELDRYLIDVQGAGDGGRHTKAELITTLMDRNQILSSEQVVMIGDTKFDLIGGQANEISTIAVGYGFGNSNELQDLAPTYFVEEVEDLYELLV from the coding sequence ATGACCACTTTTACTCACCTGATCTTCGACCTCGACGGAACACTGATTAATTCCAAAATTGGATTGCATAATTCGCTGAACTACATGCTTGAACAAATGAACATTGATTTGGATAGCGCGGGAATTATTGATCAATTAATTGGGCCACCGATTCAAGATGGACTTAAAAAGCTACTTGGTTTTGATGATAAACAAGTTGAGCTGGGTGTGAAGCTCTTTCGTGAGTATTACAGTCAGCAAGGTTTATACGAAGGCGAGTTGTATCCAGGAGTGTTGGAATTGTTGGAAGAATTATTTCAGCAAGGCAAACAGCTTTATGTTGCGACTTCGAAAAGGGATGAGTTTGCCCATGAAGTTTTGCGGAGCTTCGAGCTGGATCGTTACCTGATAGATGTGCAGGGAGCTGGTGATGGAGGACGACATACCAAGGCCGAATTAATTACCACATTGATGGATCGGAATCAGATCCTCTCATCGGAGCAGGTTGTGATGATTGGAGATACCAAATTCGATCTAATTGGTGGACAAGCCAATGAAATCAGTACCATTGCAGTTGGCTATGGCTTTGGCAATAGTAACGAACTTCAGGATTTAGCTCCTACTTACTTTGTTGAGGAAGTGGAGGATTTGTATGAGTTGTTAGTGTGA
- a CDS encoding cobyric acid synthase, which yields MKEENSKLKPILFVGTGSDVGKSIINAAFCRIFKQDGYSPAPFKAQNMSLNSFASEEGLELGRAQAVQAEACGIPCLSAMNPILLKPTSHRSAQIVLNGKPMGDQSAREYFLNTDRDFLFEEAMKAWHSLDEKYNPIVMEGAGSISEVNLWDKDITNMRVALETGSPTILIADIDRGGVFGSVYGTIKLLPEAERKLIKGILINKFRGDISLFEEGRKTLEELTGIPVVGVVPYFTDIHIEQEDSVAIDYKRGSTEIGKINVAVVLLRHMSNFTDFNMLERMPDINLYYSANPLEIAKADVLLIPGSKNTISDLVHLRERGLAKAIYKASEAGKGVYGICGGYQIMGEEIRDPDHVEGDIDVMPGLGLLPVVTTLSKEKRTVQTKFHFANRHEKCSGYEIHMGQTKLMNGKALCELEDGTKDGCLVSPKLWGTYLHGILDNKVVVEEIMQANKLQTDAADLDYEAFKEEQYNKLADHVRACVDMDYVYSVMKEE from the coding sequence ATGAAAGAGGAAAATAGCAAGCTTAAACCTATTTTGTTTGTTGGCACAGGTTCAGATGTTGGTAAGTCGATAATTAATGCTGCTTTTTGTCGCATTTTTAAACAAGATGGCTATTCGCCAGCACCATTTAAGGCGCAAAATATGTCGCTAAATTCTTTTGCCAGTGAAGAGGGCTTGGAACTTGGTCGTGCACAGGCGGTCCAGGCTGAAGCTTGTGGTATTCCTTGCCTCAGTGCCATGAATCCGATTCTGTTGAAACCAACTAGCCATAGAAGTGCCCAAATTGTTTTAAATGGAAAACCCATGGGAGATCAATCAGCCAGAGAGTATTTCCTGAATACTGACCGCGATTTTCTTTTTGAAGAAGCCATGAAAGCCTGGCATTCGTTGGATGAAAAATACAATCCGATTGTGATGGAGGGAGCCGGAAGCATTTCTGAAGTGAATCTTTGGGACAAAGACATTACCAATATGCGGGTGGCGTTGGAAACCGGTTCGCCGACAATCTTGATTGCTGATATCGACCGGGGGGGTGTGTTTGGTAGTGTGTATGGAACAATCAAATTGTTGCCCGAGGCTGAACGAAAACTCATCAAAGGTATTCTCATTAATAAATTTCGGGGAGATATCAGCTTATTTGAAGAAGGACGAAAAACGCTGGAGGAGTTAACCGGAATACCTGTTGTTGGCGTAGTTCCGTATTTCACCGATATTCATATTGAACAGGAAGACAGTGTGGCGATCGATTATAAACGGGGAAGCACTGAAATTGGTAAGATTAATGTGGCAGTAGTGTTGTTGCGGCACATGAGTAATTTTACTGATTTCAATATGTTGGAGCGAATGCCTGATATCAACCTCTATTATTCAGCCAATCCATTGGAAATTGCTAAAGCCGATGTTTTGCTGATTCCAGGATCTAAAAATACGATTTCCGATCTGGTGCATTTGCGTGAAAGAGGATTGGCCAAAGCGATTTACAAGGCATCGGAAGCAGGAAAGGGAGTTTATGGAATTTGTGGAGGATATCAAATTATGGGTGAAGAAATTCGTGATCCTGATCACGTTGAAGGAGATATTGATGTCATGCCTGGCTTGGGCTTATTGCCAGTCGTAACAACGTTGAGCAAAGAAAAACGTACGGTACAAACCAAATTCCATTTTGCTAATCGGCATGAAAAATGTTCTGGCTACGAGATTCATATGGGACAAACCAAACTGATGAATGGAAAAGCCCTTTGCGAATTGGAAGACGGAACTAAAGATGGTTGTTTGGTTTCGCCTAAACTTTGGGGCACCTACCTGCATGGCATATTGGATAACAAGGTGGTAGTAGAAGAAATAATGCAAGCCAATAAATTGCAGACTGATGCTGCTGATCTTGACTACGAAGCGTTCAAGGAAGAGCAATACAATAAGCTCGCCGATCATGTGCGAGCTTGTGTTGATATGGATTATGTGTATTCGGTGATGAAAGAAGAATAA
- a CDS encoding oxidoreductase family protein translates to MEERFNMNDQFLKAIKIATGSRDFFELEQIQSLWSGYGSIIRFNLKGSKYSSVVVKHVRFPESGKHPRGWNTDLSHQRKLHSYQVETAWYQKWSHLCDDSCRIPKCLAIETQGDEVLMVLEDLDAADFSERRTAVNWEEIKACLKWLANFHATFMGKKPTGLWPVGTYWHLDTRPDELEVLTDIPLKHAAKTIDQKLQESPFQTFVHGDAKLANFCFSPKGNQVAAVDFQYVGGGCGMKDVAYFIGSCLYEEDCEKLEPQLLEVYFEALKQALTKQQKEIDFNTLETNWREMFPIAWTDFHRFLKGWSPSHWKINSYSERLARKVVNQLQN, encoded by the coding sequence ATGGAAGAGAGATTTAACATGAATGACCAGTTCCTGAAAGCGATAAAAATAGCTACCGGCTCGCGCGATTTTTTTGAATTGGAACAAATTCAAAGCTTGTGGAGTGGCTACGGAAGCATCATCCGCTTCAACCTTAAAGGCTCTAAATATTCTTCAGTCGTGGTAAAACACGTCCGTTTTCCTGAATCAGGAAAACATCCACGAGGCTGGAACACCGATTTGTCTCATCAGCGAAAACTGCATTCCTATCAGGTTGAAACAGCTTGGTATCAGAAGTGGAGCCATTTGTGCGATGACTCCTGCCGCATTCCGAAATGCCTGGCTATTGAAACGCAAGGCGATGAAGTATTGATGGTGTTGGAAGATCTGGATGCTGCTGACTTTTCGGAAAGAAGAACAGCCGTAAATTGGGAGGAAATTAAAGCTTGCCTGAAATGGCTTGCAAATTTTCATGCAACTTTTATGGGCAAAAAGCCAACCGGCTTGTGGCCTGTCGGTACCTACTGGCATTTGGATACCCGACCCGATGAGTTGGAAGTATTGACCGACATACCCCTTAAACACGCAGCCAAAACGATCGATCAGAAACTACAGGAAAGTCCTTTCCAAACTTTTGTTCATGGCGATGCAAAGTTGGCCAATTTCTGTTTTTCACCAAAAGGAAATCAGGTTGCAGCTGTCGATTTTCAGTATGTTGGCGGCGGTTGCGGCATGAAAGATGTCGCCTATTTTATTGGCAGTTGTTTGTATGAAGAAGACTGTGAAAAACTAGAGCCTCAATTACTGGAAGTTTACTTTGAAGCACTCAAACAGGCCTTGACCAAACAGCAAAAAGAAATTGATTTCAATACGCTGGAAACCAATTGGCGGGAAATGTTCCCCATTGCCTGGACCGACTTTCACCGCTTTCTGAAAGGCTGGAGTCCCAGCCATTGGAAAATTAATAGTTATAGCGAACGTCTGGCTCGTAAAGTTGTTAATCAATTACAGAACTAA
- a CDS encoding inositol monophosphatase family protein: MQLSDQDLAALGEAATSAALKAGELISSYSSKKLNVENKGGADSLASQVVTEVDLMAQELILEMLEKYSKLFDLGTLGEESPDNHERFEKDYFWCIDPIDGTLAFINQQHGYAVSIGLVSKSGEPVIGVIFDPLEKILYKAVKGQGAFRNGRKWTVQPAEGAPLYLVSDSSFQDHPSFNESISELKAISEDLGYNGFETQFKGGAALNACWVLEKAPACYFKYPKKKQGGGSLWDYAASACIYSEAGAWASNMHGEPLDLNRKDSTFMNHEGILYASAKEIADRITQIGAKLKQ; encoded by the coding sequence ATGCAATTATCAGATCAGGATTTAGCCGCATTGGGTGAAGCAGCAACTTCTGCAGCCTTAAAAGCCGGAGAATTAATTTCGTCATACAGTTCGAAAAAACTAAACGTTGAAAACAAAGGTGGTGCCGACAGCCTGGCATCGCAAGTTGTTACCGAGGTCGACCTGATGGCGCAAGAGCTGATTCTTGAGATGCTTGAAAAATACTCGAAACTATTTGATCTGGGGACTTTGGGTGAAGAAAGCCCCGACAACCATGAGCGCTTCGAAAAGGACTACTTTTGGTGTATCGATCCCATCGACGGCACACTGGCTTTCATCAATCAACAACATGGCTATGCGGTTTCTATTGGATTGGTTTCAAAATCCGGAGAGCCGGTTATTGGCGTTATTTTCGATCCGCTGGAGAAAATACTTTACAAAGCTGTAAAGGGACAAGGCGCTTTTCGTAACGGGCGCAAATGGACTGTACAACCAGCAGAGGGTGCTCCGCTTTATCTGGTTAGTGACTCCAGTTTTCAGGATCATCCCTCGTTTAATGAATCAATTTCAGAGCTTAAAGCAATTAGTGAAGATTTGGGCTATAACGGATTCGAAACACAGTTTAAAGGAGGCGCAGCGCTCAACGCATGCTGGGTGTTGGAAAAGGCTCCGGCTTGTTACTTCAAATACCCCAAAAAGAAACAAGGTGGTGGCAGTCTTTGGGATTACGCGGCTAGTGCATGTATTTATTCTGAAGCCGGAGCTTGGGCCAGCAACATGCATGGCGAACCACTGGATTTAAATCGCAAGGATTCAACCTTTATGAACCATGAGGGAATTTTGTATGCTTCGGCAAAGGAGATTGCAGATAGAATTACACAGATAGGTGCCAAGTTAAAGCAATAA
- the cobC gene encoding alpha-ribazole phosphatase family protein — MKLYCIRHTKVDVPPGICYGQSDVGLAESYPTEQIAVLQQIPSVIFDRVYSSPLSRCRMLADDLFPEYEITCDDRLKELNFGNWELHQWEEISQTDEAKAWFDDFVHVRCPRGEAFIEQIERAESFIIDLLEQPHDHVLLVTHGGILRSLDCLLNEVEPLDSFKRQFGYGQLVIFSLNSFKKKQEI, encoded by the coding sequence GTGAAACTTTATTGTATTCGACATACAAAAGTAGATGTGCCGCCGGGTATTTGTTACGGGCAAAGCGATGTTGGCCTGGCTGAAAGTTACCCCACGGAGCAAATCGCGGTTTTACAACAGATTCCATCGGTTATTTTTGACAGGGTTTATAGCAGTCCATTATCGCGATGTCGAATGCTGGCTGATGATTTATTTCCTGAGTATGAAATTACCTGTGACGACCGGCTTAAGGAATTGAATTTTGGAAACTGGGAATTGCATCAATGGGAGGAAATCAGTCAGACAGATGAGGCTAAAGCTTGGTTTGATGATTTTGTACATGTCAGATGTCCCAGAGGAGAGGCTTTTATTGAGCAGATTGAACGGGCAGAATCTTTTATAATTGATTTACTTGAACAGCCCCATGATCATGTGCTCTTGGTGACTCACGGTGGGATTCTCCGTTCGTTGGATTGCCTGTTAAACGAAGTCGAGCCTCTCGATTCATTTAAACGACAATTTGGATACGGACAGCTTGTAATTTTTAGTTTGAATAGTTTTAAAAAGAAACAAGAAATATAG
- the pheS gene encoding phenylalanine--tRNA ligase subunit alpha: protein MLDKIKQLQEEIEALKASKKEEVEELRIRYISKKGLVSQLFADFKTVPAEQKKAVGQAINVLKNKALDKINELKESFENTDQRAGGTDLSMPGEPMRLGTRHPLAIVRNEIIEIFGRLGFTVAEGPEIEDDWHVFSALNFPPEHPARDMQDTFFIQKDPDVLLRTHTSSVQARVMEKTQPPIRAIFPGRVFRNEAISARAHCIFHQVEGLYVDENVSFADLKQTLLYFSRELFGEQTEIRLRPSYFPFTEPSAEMDVSCSICGGKGCNVCKYTGWLEILGCGMVDPNVLDLCGIDSKKYTGFAFGMGIERMTMLKYGIKDIRHFFENDVRFLRQFDSAY from the coding sequence ATGTTAGACAAAATTAAGCAGTTACAGGAAGAGATTGAAGCACTAAAAGCTTCAAAAAAAGAAGAAGTAGAAGAACTTCGTATCAGATACATCAGTAAAAAAGGATTAGTGAGCCAATTGTTTGCTGATTTTAAAACCGTACCTGCCGAACAGAAAAAAGCTGTTGGACAAGCCATCAATGTTCTGAAAAACAAAGCACTCGATAAAATTAATGAGTTGAAAGAAAGTTTTGAGAATACTGACCAGAGAGCTGGAGGTACTGATTTAAGCATGCCGGGCGAACCCATGCGACTGGGAACACGACACCCTCTGGCTATCGTTCGTAACGAGATTATTGAAATCTTTGGCCGACTTGGATTTACAGTCGCTGAAGGCCCCGAAATTGAAGACGACTGGCATGTGTTTTCAGCCCTGAACTTTCCACCGGAACATCCGGCACGGGATATGCAGGATACTTTTTTTATTCAGAAAGATCCGGATGTCCTGTTGCGCACCCATACGTCAAGTGTTCAAGCCCGTGTGATGGAAAAAACACAACCGCCAATCCGGGCAATTTTTCCGGGACGTGTTTTCCGCAACGAAGCCATTTCAGCTCGTGCTCATTGCATTTTCCATCAGGTTGAAGGTTTGTATGTTGACGAAAACGTATCGTTTGCCGACCTGAAACAAACCTTACTTTACTTCTCGCGCGAGCTATTTGGCGAGCAAACTGAAATTCGTCTGCGCCCATCCTATTTCCCATTCACCGAGCCGTCAGCCGAAATGGATGTGAGCTGTTCAATTTGCGGTGGAAAAGGTTGCAACGTGTGTAAATATACCGGATGGTTGGAGATTTTGGGATGTGGAATGGTTGATCCAAATGTATTAGACTTGTGTGGCATCGACTCGAAAAAATACACCGGATTCGCTTTTGGAATGGGAATCGAACGCATGACCATGCTGAAATATGGTATCAAAGATATTCGCCACTTCTTTGAAAATGATGTACGTTTCTTGCGGCAATTTGATTCTGCGTATTAG
- a CDS encoding peptidylprolyl isomerase, whose amino-acid sequence MKLLTQIIIVVWIGLQLAGCSSSTQKKADQSNAEKTVSADTNDDQSFLQFIPSMVKIESFDNGRFLESETAFFVDSQTIVCRLSILENANEAKITPFDEDKTYAIAGYVAVDRINNLILLRAEGIQRKPISLYPDVAPNTAKSIYLTKPQNNTLPLHKGKVLEYTTISGSKLYRVDNQFRSKTNGTPVFVSNYQSIGLGFSEVVTYENQNLVIPSIYIADLLKKKVATPKKLVNLQTKTSKMVSQANSKIKGLLIETDYGTIQIKLFNETPAYRDNFIRLVRENYYDSLLVHRVIKSFGIQSGAADTRYAEPDDVVGWKGPGYSLPAHVVPKYFHKRGMIGSPRKPDRKNSKHRSDGSQYYIVTGRVYSDSELDDIEKETGHHFTAEQRRAYKIEGGAPHLDGTYTIFGQVVSGMNVADQIVKVKTDDDFRPLKDIRVKKITILE is encoded by the coding sequence ATGAAACTACTAACACAAATAATAATTGTTGTTTGGATTGGGCTGCAACTGGCTGGCTGCTCGTCTTCAACACAAAAAAAAGCAGATCAGTCAAATGCGGAAAAAACCGTATCCGCAGATACGAATGACGACCAATCCTTTTTACAGTTCATCCCCTCAATGGTAAAAATTGAAAGCTTTGACAACGGACGTTTTCTGGAAAGCGAAACCGCATTCTTTGTCGACTCCCAAACCATTGTTTGCCGGCTTTCCATCTTGGAGAATGCTAATGAAGCAAAAATAACTCCTTTCGATGAAGACAAAACGTATGCGATTGCTGGTTATGTCGCGGTTGACCGGATTAACAACCTGATTTTATTACGAGCTGAAGGGATTCAACGCAAGCCCATTTCTCTTTATCCCGATGTGGCTCCCAATACGGCCAAAAGTATCTACTTAACCAAACCTCAAAACAACACATTGCCGTTACACAAAGGCAAGGTGCTGGAATACACTACGATTTCCGGATCAAAATTATATAGGGTTGATAACCAGTTTCGATCTAAAACGAACGGTACGCCTGTTTTTGTTTCAAACTACCAAAGTATTGGATTGGGCTTTTCCGAGGTAGTGACCTATGAAAATCAAAACCTGGTCATTCCTTCAATATACATTGCCGACTTACTAAAAAAGAAGGTTGCAACTCCCAAAAAGTTAGTCAATCTTCAAACAAAAACCAGCAAGATGGTGAGCCAGGCCAATAGCAAAATTAAAGGCTTACTCATTGAAACAGACTATGGCACTATTCAGATTAAACTTTTTAATGAAACTCCGGCCTATCGCGATAATTTTATCAGGCTGGTGCGCGAAAATTATTACGACAGTTTGTTGGTTCATCGGGTAATCAAAAGCTTTGGTATTCAGAGTGGAGCAGCAGACACCCGCTATGCCGAACCTGACGATGTGGTAGGATGGAAGGGACCAGGATACAGCCTCCCGGCCCATGTTGTTCCTAAATATTTTCATAAACGGGGAATGATTGGTTCGCCCCGAAAGCCTGATAGAAAGAACAGCAAGCACCGGTCGGACGGCTCACAATATTATATTGTTACCGGCCGCGTTTATTCCGACTCGGAACTGGATGACATTGAAAAGGAAACCGGACATCATTTTACTGCCGAACAACGCCGGGCATACAAAATTGAAGGCGGTGCTCCTCATCTTGATGGAACGTACACAATTTTCGGACAAGTAGTCAGTGGAATGAATGTAGCCGACCAAATTGTGAAAGTAAAAACTGACGATGATTTCCGCCCACTAAAAGATATACGCGTTAAAAAAATTACCATTCTAGAATAA
- the cobT gene encoding nicotinate-nucleotide--dimethylbenzimidazole phosphoribosyltransferase, with protein MKTNIDRINIPEISQELCDEIQQKLDNKAKPVGSLGKLEALAMRVAMIQNTLTPEFSNPVMLTVAADHGITAEGVSACPTEITWQQVLNFLNGGGGIGLFSRLYGLDLWVVDAGVNFDFPDHPKLINAKVANGSNNFLYEPAMSLQQCMKAFNNGREIVANFHEQGTNIIGFGEMGIGNTTPASALMSILCGIPVAECVGPGAGLDGAGVSHKARVIEQAICKQGISGSVFDVLARFGGYEIATIAGGMMEAAARQMIILVDGFITTSAMLVAQAMDRQVRDYSIFSHVSNEQGHRKMLEYLAADPLLDFDLRLGEGTGAAMAYPILQGAVAVLSKMTSFEEAQVVNTSHIRIEVKVND; from the coding sequence GTGAAAACGAATATAGACCGAATAAATATTCCCGAAATCAGTCAGGAGTTGTGCGATGAAATACAACAGAAACTGGACAATAAAGCGAAGCCGGTTGGCTCGTTGGGAAAGTTGGAGGCACTGGCTATGCGCGTTGCGATGATTCAGAACACGCTAACACCAGAATTTTCCAATCCGGTAATGCTAACGGTGGCTGCCGATCATGGCATTACAGCCGAAGGGGTGAGTGCATGTCCAACAGAAATAACCTGGCAACAGGTACTTAACTTTTTAAATGGAGGAGGTGGCATTGGTCTTTTCTCGCGCTTGTATGGATTGGATCTTTGGGTGGTTGATGCTGGTGTGAATTTCGATTTTCCGGATCATCCTAAATTGATAAACGCGAAAGTTGCCAATGGCTCCAACAATTTTTTATACGAACCGGCTATGAGTCTTCAACAATGCATGAAGGCTTTTAATAATGGACGCGAAATTGTGGCTAATTTTCACGAGCAGGGAACAAACATCATCGGATTTGGAGAAATGGGCATTGGCAATACAACGCCTGCTTCGGCTTTGATGTCGATTCTTTGTGGCATTCCGGTTGCCGAATGTGTTGGTCCGGGTGCCGGCCTTGACGGTGCCGGTGTTTCGCACAAAGCACGAGTTATTGAACAGGCAATATGCAAACAAGGAATTTCCGGTTCAGTTTTTGACGTACTTGCGCGATTTGGAGGCTACGAAATAGCCACCATTGCCGGAGGGATGATGGAAGCCGCCGCTCGGCAAATGATCATTTTAGTTGACGGCTTTATTACCACCTCAGCGATGCTAGTTGCTCAGGCAATGGATAGGCAAGTACGCGATTACAGCATCTTTTCACATGTTTCAAATGAGCAAGGTCATCGGAAAATGTTGGAATACCTAGCAGCTGATCCGTTGTTGGATTTCGATCTGCGCTTAGGTGAAGGAACCGGAGCAGCCATGGCTTATCCGATATTGCAAGGAGCAGTGGCAGTACTTTCGAAGATGACCTCGTTTGAAGAAGCGCAGGTGGTTAACACCAGTCACATTCGAATAGAGGTAAAAGTGAATGATTGA
- the cbiB gene encoding adenosylcobinamide-phosphate synthase CbiB, translating to MDNFNLIILPLLIGFALDCVLGDPRWLPHPIRLFGLMIAQLDHAFNRGRRRKLKGVLVAGVLVGFTWFIFYLLFRQLELHPRVYIVWASIGVFYGLANRSLIYESWLVMQALQSEGVEAGRKQLSFIVGRDTSQLDEQQIRTAVLETMAENLSDGVIAPLFYYAIGGIPALFAFKMASTLDSMIAYKDARYRNFGWFAARLDDLLNLIPARITALLMVVVSLSWSGVQHIFRFGHQHSSPNAGYTEAALAGILKCRFGGPNVYHGKLVDKPNIGDHEKRITTRDFWLAAYVNVASAVAMVGMIIALTWHLSV from the coding sequence ATGGATAATTTCAACCTCATCATATTACCGCTTTTAATTGGGTTTGCACTCGATTGTGTTTTGGGCGATCCACGTTGGCTGCCGCATCCAATCCGGTTGTTTGGATTGATGATCGCACAGCTTGATCATGCATTTAACCGAGGCAGACGTCGCAAACTAAAAGGTGTGCTGGTTGCCGGGGTTTTGGTTGGTTTTACTTGGTTTATTTTCTATTTGTTGTTCAGGCAATTGGAGCTTCATCCGCGCGTTTACATCGTTTGGGCAAGTATTGGTGTATTTTACGGGCTGGCCAATCGTAGCTTGATTTACGAATCGTGGTTGGTCATGCAGGCATTACAAAGTGAGGGAGTTGAAGCCGGACGTAAACAACTCTCTTTTATTGTTGGTCGTGATACCTCACAACTGGATGAGCAGCAAATTAGAACCGCTGTGCTGGAAACGATGGCCGAAAACCTCAGCGATGGTGTGATTGCTCCGCTGTTTTATTATGCAATTGGAGGTATTCCGGCACTTTTTGCCTTTAAAATGGCCAGCACCCTCGATTCAATGATTGCGTACAAAGATGCCCGCTATAGGAACTTTGGTTGGTTTGCCGCCCGCCTCGATGATCTGCTGAATTTAATTCCTGCCCGCATAACTGCTTTATTGATGGTGGTGGTTAGCTTGAGTTGGAGCGGAGTGCAACACATCTTCCGCTTCGGACACCAACACAGCAGTCCTAACGCAGGTTACACCGAAGCTGCCCTCGCCGGCATACTGAAATGCCGTTTTGGAGGACCAAACGTTTATCATGGTAAATTGGTTGATAAACCCAATATCGGTGATCACGAGAAAAGAATTACTACCCGTGATTTTTGGTTGGCAGCTTATGTGAATGTAGCGAGTGCCGTGGCTATGGTCGGGATGATTATTGCTTTAACTTGGCACCTATCTGTGTAA
- a CDS encoding adenosylcobinamide-GDP ribazoletransferase, whose translation MKEQLNLFLTALMFYTRIPVSKTLAFSNERLNRSTRYFTFIGWIVGGIGAAVFYGLHLVLPHSVSVFLSMLATVFATGSFHEDGFADFCDGFGGGYTREKIFTIMKDSRIGTYGTVGLIGMLGTKFMALQALPALTIPLVLIAGHAFSRTMPVIIIFTSWYSREDELSKTKPIGKKSKNSDLIVALILGLLPAAFLPWQLMAAALLIALFITFLFKKYIERKIGGYTGDCLGALQQIIEVVFYLTLLAVS comes from the coding sequence ATGAAAGAGCAACTCAACTTATTTTTAACAGCACTGATGTTTTACACCCGTATTCCGGTGTCAAAGACTTTGGCATTTTCCAATGAGCGCTTGAATCGATCTACTCGCTATTTCACCTTTATTGGATGGATTGTTGGCGGTATTGGAGCAGCTGTTTTTTATGGGTTACATTTGGTTTTACCGCATAGTGTGTCAGTCTTTTTAAGTATGCTGGCTACTGTTTTTGCTACCGGATCTTTTCATGAAGATGGTTTTGCCGACTTTTGCGATGGTTTTGGCGGTGGCTACACCCGCGAAAAGATTTTCACCATCATGAAAGACAGCCGCATTGGAACCTACGGAACAGTGGGGCTGATTGGTATGTTGGGAACCAAGTTTATGGCTTTACAAGCTTTGCCAGCCTTGACAATTCCATTGGTGTTGATTGCGGGGCATGCATTTAGCCGAACCATGCCGGTGATCATCATTTTTACAAGCTGGTACTCACGCGAAGACGAGTTGAGCAAAACCAAACCGATTGGAAAAAAGAGTAAAAACTCAGATCTGATTGTTGCATTAATTCTTGGTTTGTTGCCAGCTGCTTTCCTGCCGTGGCAATTGATGGCTGCTGCTTTGCTAATAGCGCTTTTCATCACCTTTCTGTTTAAAAAATATATCGAACGAAAAATCGGTGGTTACACCGGAGATTGCTTGGGCGCTTTGCAGCAAATTATTGAGGTGGTGTTTTATCTTACTTTACTGGCAGTATCGTGA